The nucleotide window TACAATAATAATTTAGTTACATCTTTTATACAAAGAGACTATTGACAAATTGAAATTATAAATATATATTATCAATAGCATAATTAAATTATAAAGACATAAATTTAAAAAGTATATGTCAATAATTTTAAGTTTGAGCCAAAAATTGCTGTTAAGAAAAATTGACTTGTTAATACCTTAATCAAAATATGGATGGGTTAAGATGAAAGAAGAACTGGTCAATTCTATGTATGAACTATTAAGGGATCGCGGTACTGACCTATATATTCAATATGCCGATTATGACCATTGCGATGTCCATTTTCATCAGTGTATTGAGCTTGTTTTATTAGAATCAGGTGAAATGACTGTAACGATTAACGGCAAAAGCCGTTCATTCAAAGACGGCGAAAAAGGACTTGCTTTTATCGCCAGTTATGATATACATCATATATTACGCTCTGCAGACAGCAAAATAATAATCTGCATCATTCCCGTTTTCTTCCTAAAAAGCTTTTTTGCGGCAGCAAACGAGTTAAATTATCAAAGCTGTTATATTGAAGATAGTAAAATTATAGATAAAATTCATGATTTGCTAAAAGAACTAATGGTCTATAAAAAAGGCAATCTTTTGCTTGTAAAAGGAATAATTTATACCATTTTGGGTCTTCTTATAGAAACCAAATCATTAAAAACAGCCAATGTTCCTGCGCCAAAACAGCTCACACAACGGGTTTTGGAATATCTCAATAATAATTTCAAATCCAAAATAACCTTGGAAACCTTGGCAGACGAGTTTAATTACAGCAAATATTATTTTTCTAAAATATTTAATCAATACTTTGCGTGCAATCTTGCCACTTATATCAATATGTTGCGCGCTACCTATGTGGCCACACAGCTAAATGATAATTCTGTTCATAATATAGTAGAACTTGCTTATGAAGCAGGCTTTGATAGCCTAAGAACATTTTACAGAAGCTTTAATCAATTATTTAAAACAAGTCCAAAAAATTTCAAGAAAAAAATATATGAAAATGATAAAGTAAATAATTCAATTATGACTTTAAATGCATAATAAAAAGTAAAGCGGCTGAAAACTCAGCCGCTTTACAATATATGATAAGGGGGAAAATGATGAGCTATGTAATGGTAAATTGATTTCTCAAATTTACGAGCTAATTATAATATCAAATCATTTTTGTGTCAAGCATTTTATATGGGATTTTAATAACATTCTTTTCACAAAAACTTAACAATTTTTTCCTAGTTTTTATGAGCATCTATAACAATACGCTTTTCGCCTTCAAATACTAGACCTACTGTTCCGGGACCTGTGTGGCTTCCAATAATGGGCCCAATATAGCCTATCTTTACATCAGGAATTCCTTCTTCTAATAGCATTTGCTTAAGGTCATTAGCATTTTCAATATCATCTGCATGCGCGATATATGCTCTGGTTATTCCTTCTTTTGCGTGTTTTTTCAACGCTTTTACAGCGTATCTTAGCGCCTTAGTAACACCGCGTTCTTTATCATAAGGAGCAAGCTCGCCTTTATGGTTAATAACAATTATGGGACGAATACCCAAAACTGTACCTACTATCGCCAAAGCGGGATTAACTCTTCCTCCGCGTTTTAGATGGAACAAGTCCTTTACCAAAATCCAGTGATGTACTCTGTCTGCTAATTCTACAAGATAATCATAAACTTCTTTTGCTGTTTTGCCTTCGTCTCTCAATTCTCTAGCTCTATCCAATATATACAATTGACCTTGAGTGGCCGCTTTTGTATCTACTACATAAATCTTGCGATCAGGATATTTTTCCATTACTTCTTGAGCTGCAGCCTTGGCATTATTGGCAGTATTAGACAAACCGCCTGACAGTGATAAATGTACTATATCGCCCTGTTCTTCTTTAATTAGCTTTTCAAAATACTCGGCAGTTTCAAAGGGAGAAAGCTGAGTTGTCTTGGGCATTTTGCCAGAACGAAGCAAATCATAAAAATTTCTGTATTCTTCTTCACTGTCATAATTATCTCTATATTCTACATCGTCAATAATATACGCCATAGGAATATATTTGATATTATGCTTTTTCAAATCACTTTTTAAAGCGTCACAACATGAATCAGAAGAAAGTATAAAACTCATATTTTGGCTCCTTATAATAATATATAGATAAGTACTTAACTAATATAATATTTTTCGAGCTTTTTTGCAATATTTTTACATTTATAAACATACTTTTGTAATATTTTCCAATAAAAATATTAAAAAAAACGCCCTAAATGCCCTAAATATAGGACGTTTCTTTAATAAATCATTAATTATTATCTATTACCATTCATCATGGCCGCAGCAGCAACAATCGTCATCTTCTTCTTCAAAGTCATCATAGCCGCAATCATCACAGCAGCCGTCTTCGTCACAGCAATCATCTTGGCAACAATCGCCGTCTTCATAGACATCTGTAAATACTTTTAGTTTGTTTTCAATGTCTTGTTCGTCATCTCTTTTAGGTTCTTTTACATCATCATAGATATGCCATATCTCAGTGTATTCTTCATATTCTTGAGGCGGTATCGTCAGCAAAGGTGTCAAAGATTCTATTTCTATAAAACGATCATTAGTATAGCTTTCAAAGTTGCATTCAAAGTTTGCATACGTAGCGTTTTCATAATAAGGGAACTCTTTTACCACTAGATTGTTATGGTTAAAGTATGCTGCCCATCCTCTATGACAGCTTGTCCCAAACTTAAAGGCATTTTTCTTATTCATCTGTTTGACTGTGATAAATTTGTCGCCCCAATAAACTCTTTCATCATTCATAGAGCAGTAAGGCCATATAGCTACTTGTCTGTTTGCCCAAAGTCCTGTATCGTGATTGGAATTGGGAACGGCGAGCAACCCGCCCACATCAAACATGCTGATTCCCCATAGTGCAATTTCAACATCAAACATTCCATGGTTGGTAATGCGATGATCTACATAAACTGTACCGTCTTCATCCATTGTTATACGCATTGACTTGGATAAATTAGTTTGCTTTTCTATAGGGGCATGCAAAATTACGCCATCATCGATAATGTGATAATCTACGGGATAATTGTCAGGCTGGCAGGAACGCACTGCATCTTCGGGTGCGTGCCATAATCTGTGTCCGCCGTAAAAAATATAATCATCTCCGCCTGTTTTACCTGCAGTTTCAGGAAAAACAGCCATATGATTTTTTCCTCCGTTTATAGAATAGCCTACAATACGGGGACCAATATCTGTTGTAACAATGACTTCTACCTTGCCGTTACTTATGCTTATGCAATTTTCCCAGCCTTGAAAGCTCTTACTTACTACTGATATCATTTTCTTCTCCTTTTTAATTATAACGCTCTATATTATCTGCAAAATTATTTGCAAAAATTTACGACTTTAATCCAAATCATCATAAAACTTAACCTGTTCACCGTTATAGATAAGATTTACTGTATCTGTCCGTCCGTTACGGTGTTTTGCTATAATTAATTTTACTTTCATAGGATCAGATGAAGAAGCCTGTGAGGTTTCATCCTTAACGCGATGTATAAACATTACTATATCGGCATCCTGTTCGATAGCGCCAGATTCACGAAGGTCTGACAATTGAGGTTCGCCCTTTCTTTCTTCGCTT belongs to Clostridia bacterium and includes:
- a CDS encoding helix-turn-helix transcriptional regulator produces the protein MKEELVNSMYELLRDRGTDLYIQYADYDHCDVHFHQCIELVLLESGEMTVTINGKSRSFKDGEKGLAFIASYDIHHILRSADSKIIICIIPVFFLKSFFAAANELNYQSCYIEDSKIIDKIHDLLKELMVYKKGNLLLVKGIIYTILGLLIETKSLKTANVPAPKQLTQRVLEYLNNNFKSKITLETLADEFNYSKYYFSKIFNQYFACNLATYINMLRATYVATQLNDNSVHNIVELAYEAGFDSLRTFYRSFNQLFKTSPKNFKKKIYENDKVNNSIMTLNA
- a CDS encoding DegV family protein, producing MSFILSSDSCCDALKSDLKKHNIKYIPMAYIIDDVEYRDNYDSEEEYRNFYDLLRSGKMPKTTQLSPFETAEYFEKLIKEEQGDIVHLSLSGGLSNTANNAKAAAQEVMEKYPDRKIYVVDTKAATQGQLYILDRARELRDEGKTAKEVYDYLVELADRVHHWILVKDLFHLKRGGRVNPALAIVGTVLGIRPIIVINHKGELAPYDKERGVTKALRYAVKALKKHAKEGITRAYIAHADDIENANDLKQMLLEEGIPDVKIGYIGPIIGSHTGPGTVGLVFEGEKRIVIDAHKN
- a CDS encoding DnaB-like helicase C-terminal domain-containing protein, whose product is SYIRPQEILNKCLRMRKEKGLDVVMIDYLQLITPNKERADSRAQEVADITRFLKITAKELNVPILLLSQLSRKSEERKGEPQLSDLRESGAIEQDADIVMFIHRVKDETSQASSSDPMKVKLIIAKHRNGRTDTVNLIYNGEQVKFYDDLD